In the Ruminococcus sp. OA3 genome, one interval contains:
- a CDS encoding cytidine deaminase, which yields MDSSFLIKQAIEAQGQAYAPYSRFRVGAALLCADGSIYTGCNVENAAYSAANCAERTAVFKAVSEGRRRFLAIAIAGNLEGRENERELCAPCGVCRQVLSEFSDGDLRVILARSETKYEEYTLKELLPLQFSRNNLQ from the coding sequence ATGGATTCAAGCTTTTTAATTAAACAGGCGATCGAAGCACAGGGGCAGGCATACGCTCCGTATTCCAGATTTCGGGTCGGTGCGGCACTTCTGTGTGCGGACGGAAGCATTTACACCGGGTGCAACGTTGAAAATGCCGCATATTCTGCCGCGAACTGTGCTGAACGTACAGCTGTCTTCAAAGCGGTGTCGGAAGGCAGACGCAGATTTCTGGCGATCGCGATCGCAGGGAATCTGGAAGGCAGGGAAAATGAGCGGGAATTGTGTGCACCATGTGGTGTATGCAGGCAGGTTCTGTCAGAATTCTCAGATGGAGACCTGCGGGTGATTCTGGCCAGATCAGAGACGAAATATGAAGAATATACACTGAAAGAACTTCTGCCGCTGCAGTTTTCACGAAATAATCTGCAATAA
- a CDS encoding BMP family ABC transporter substrate-binding protein — MKKYLGMTALLLIMISVSGCEKKESTEDIAIITEASQEGDMTNAIKESAQQYAAENGLLLSTHSVAKNTSDDYMVAVKEAADAGAQVVIGYGEEFEVPLYTMQKKYKKVKFIILDGAPRKEKGGKAKLRRNTHAIVYNEAQAGFLAGYAAVKEGYKNLGFMGGQEEESIELYGSGFVQGANYAASEMKLEKDAVQLRYSYMGTNEISPAIMAVAGDWFENGCEVIFSNGGSIGTAVIKAAEQKNGKVIASDTDQSQVSAAVLTSAVKSVNDVIYNTLGGAFGKDFQGKKQEVMDLSNDGVGLNLENSSFQNFTADDYNLIVTKIVDEEVKVSEDKIKNLQEKDGEIANIALSFDE, encoded by the coding sequence ATGAAGAAATATTTAGGGATGACGGCACTGCTGCTGATCATGATATCAGTCAGCGGGTGTGAGAAGAAGGAAAGTACGGAAGACATTGCCATTATAACGGAGGCATCGCAGGAAGGTGATATGACGAATGCGATTAAAGAATCTGCACAGCAGTACGCGGCTGAAAACGGACTTCTGCTGTCGACTCACAGTGTGGCAAAAAACACATCGGATGATTATATGGTAGCAGTAAAGGAAGCTGCTGACGCAGGGGCTCAGGTTGTCATCGGATACGGCGAAGAATTTGAAGTGCCACTGTATACGATGCAGAAAAAATATAAGAAAGTTAAATTTATTATTCTGGATGGTGCACCGCGTAAGGAAAAGGGCGGCAAGGCAAAACTCAGAAGGAATACTCATGCAATTGTTTATAATGAAGCGCAGGCTGGATTTCTTGCGGGGTATGCTGCTGTGAAAGAAGGTTATAAGAATCTGGGATTCATGGGGGGACAGGAGGAAGAAAGCATTGAGCTTTACGGAAGCGGTTTTGTCCAGGGGGCAAACTATGCAGCATCTGAGATGAAACTTGAGAAAGACGCGGTTCAGCTTCGGTACAGTTATATGGGAACAAATGAAATTTCACCTGCAATTATGGCTGTGGCGGGAGACTGGTTTGAGAATGGCTGTGAAGTGATCTTTTCAAATGGAGGTTCGATCGGTACAGCTGTCATAAAAGCGGCGGAACAAAAAAACGGCAAAGTGATCGCGTCTGATACAGATCAGTCACAGGTCTCCGCCGCGGTTCTGACTTCAGCTGTAAAAAGTGTAAACGACGTTATCTATAATACACTCGGCGGGGCATTTGGAAAGGATTTTCAGGGTAAAAAACAGGAAGTAATGGATCTTTCGAACGATGGAGTCGGCCTGAACCTGGAAAACTCCTCGTTTCAAAATTTTACGGCGGATGACTACAATCTAATTGTTACAAAAATTGTGGATGAGGAAGTTAAAGTGTCAGAAGATAAGATTAAGAATCTGCAGGAAAAAGACGGTGAAATAGCGAATATTGCGTTAAGTTTCGATGAGTAA
- a CDS encoding C40 family peptidase gives MKKKFLCLFLAIVISSMQVVPALADRESDLRNEKAATSSQLEATNSQIYNLEVQKEALQAEIDQMDAQLVDIMVAIDVLTEEISQKQAEIEETKAKLQEAEATRDKQYEDMKTRMDYIYRNGGSSGWAQMVLSEENVSAMLNKAEYTQQLYDYDRDKLEEYKETVQQVTDLGNQLATEKADLEVMQNDYKEQETALESALEEKKATSSDYANQIAVAEQQAAQYKALIEQQTAELAQIEEAKRKAAEEAARKAAAEAARKEAAAEAARQAEAESNDEEDSSDESSNHDSSYDDNDSSEDSDNASSDNSSHDDESDDNSSYDNDDSDDNGSEDSSDDSSYEENDDSSYDDDSDSSGDVSYSGTGQSVVNYATQFVGNPYVWGGESLTNGADCSGFIMKVYEKFGVSLPHSSSAMRSCGTGVSYSQAMPGDIICYSGHVAIYMGGGSIVHASNERDGIKISGNAAYRTILAVRRVI, from the coding sequence ATGAAGAAAAAATTCTTATGTCTGTTTTTGGCCATAGTTATATCGTCAATGCAGGTTGTACCGGCACTGGCTGACAGAGAATCTGATTTAAGAAATGAGAAAGCGGCTACAAGCAGTCAGCTTGAAGCGACGAACAGTCAGATTTACAATTTGGAAGTACAGAAAGAAGCTCTGCAGGCAGAGATCGATCAGATGGACGCTCAGCTGGTAGACATTATGGTTGCTATCGATGTGCTGACAGAAGAAATTTCTCAGAAACAGGCTGAGATTGAAGAAACAAAGGCCAAACTGCAGGAAGCAGAGGCAACGCGGGACAAGCAGTACGAAGATATGAAGACTCGTATGGATTACATATATCGCAACGGTGGTTCATCAGGATGGGCACAGATGGTCCTCTCAGAGGAAAATGTGTCCGCCATGCTGAATAAGGCTGAATACACACAGCAGCTTTATGATTACGACAGAGATAAGCTGGAAGAGTATAAAGAAACTGTACAGCAGGTGACAGATCTTGGAAACCAGCTGGCAACAGAGAAAGCTGACCTGGAAGTTATGCAGAATGACTATAAAGAACAGGAAACAGCACTCGAATCAGCGCTGGAAGAAAAGAAAGCAACTTCATCAGACTATGCAAATCAGATTGCTGTAGCAGAACAGCAGGCAGCACAGTACAAAGCTCTGATTGAGCAGCAGACAGCCGAACTGGCTCAGATCGAAGAAGCAAAACGCAAAGCAGCAGAAGAGGCAGCCAGAAAGGCAGCAGCTGAGGCGGCAAGAAAAGAAGCGGCAGCTGAAGCAGCCAGACAGGCAGAAGCTGAGTCAAATGATGAGGAAGACAGCTCTGATGAATCTTCCAATCATGATTCTTCTTATGACGACAATGATTCATCTGAAGACAGCGATAACGCATCATCCGATAATAGCAGTCATGACGATGAAAGTGATGATAACAGCAGCTACGACAATGATGACAGTGACGACAATGGCAGTGAAGATTCATCCGATGACAGCAGTTATGAAGAGAATGACGATAGCAGTTATGATGATGACAGCGATTCATCAGGCGATGTTTCTTACAGCGGCACGGGGCAGTCGGTTGTCAACTATGCTACTCAGTTTGTAGGAAATCCATATGTATGGGGCGGCGAAAGTCTGACAAACGGTGCAGACTGTTCCGGATTTATTATGAAAGTATATGAAAAATTCGGCGTCTCACTTCCTCATTCCTCATCTGCAATGAGATCCTGCGGGACAGGCGTATCTTACTCACAGGCTATGCCGGGAGATATCATCTGTTATTCAGGGCATGTTGCGATCTACATGGGCGGCGGTTCCATTGTACATGCCAGCAATGAGAGAGATGGAATTAAAATCAGCGGAAATGCTGCATACAGAACAATTCTTGCAGTAAGACGTGTAATCTGA
- a CDS encoding pyrimidine-nucleoside phosphorylase → MRMYDLIVKKRDNKTLAREEISYMIQGYVKDEIPDYQMAAMLMAIYFQGMTDEELADLTDIMAHSGDMVDLSEISGITVDKHSTGGVGDKTTLIAAPIAAACGVRIAKMSGRGLGHTGGTVDKLESIPGYQTSIERTRFIDIVKRHGISVIGQSGNLAPADKKIYALRDVTATVESIPLIAASIMSKKLAAGSDCILLDVKVGSGAFMKTSEDAVALAQKMSAIGERAGRRVTALITDMDLPLGNCIGNSLEVAEAAETLQGRGPDDLTRICIELAAHMMELAGIGTVPECKRKAKKAIENGTAMEKFAEMVTAQGGDASVLYHPELFQKASILYEVKAEKDGYIVHMDAQECGAVSCILGAGRETKESRIDFSAGIVMRKKTGDKVTKGETVAVLHTSRKDLAKAAAVRLLAAVEIEEKPPEKIPLILAVVDRNGVRIYQDK, encoded by the coding sequence ATGCGGATGTATGATTTGATAGTAAAAAAGCGTGATAACAAAACGCTGGCAAGAGAAGAAATCTCCTATATGATTCAGGGGTATGTAAAGGACGAGATACCGGATTATCAGATGGCGGCTATGCTGATGGCTATCTACTTTCAGGGCATGACAGATGAGGAGCTGGCAGATCTCACAGATATCATGGCACATTCGGGGGATATGGTGGATCTGTCAGAGATCTCAGGCATTACAGTGGATAAACACTCTACCGGAGGCGTCGGTGATAAAACGACGCTGATTGCGGCGCCGATCGCGGCTGCCTGCGGAGTCAGGATCGCCAAGATGTCAGGCCGGGGGCTTGGTCATACCGGAGGAACGGTAGATAAGCTGGAATCCATACCGGGATACCAGACCAGCATCGAACGGACCAGGTTTATCGATATTGTAAAACGTCATGGAATCAGTGTGATCGGACAGTCGGGCAATCTTGCGCCTGCTGATAAAAAAATATATGCACTCAGAGATGTGACCGCGACAGTCGAGAGCATACCGCTGATAGCCGCATCGATCATGAGTAAAAAGCTGGCGGCGGGAAGCGACTGTATACTGCTTGATGTCAAGGTGGGGAGCGGCGCATTTATGAAAACTTCGGAAGACGCCGTCGCCCTCGCGCAGAAAATGTCAGCGATCGGTGAACGGGCAGGCAGAAGAGTGACCGCACTGATCACAGATATGGATCTGCCGCTTGGGAATTGTATAGGTAACTCTCTGGAAGTGGCGGAAGCAGCAGAGACACTTCAGGGACGCGGACCGGATGATCTGACAAGGATCTGTATAGAGTTAGCCGCACATATGATGGAGCTGGCAGGGATCGGGACAGTCCCGGAGTGTAAGAGAAAAGCAAAGAAGGCTATTGAAAATGGGACAGCGATGGAAAAATTTGCGGAGATGGTAACTGCTCAGGGCGGAGATGCCTCGGTGCTGTACCATCCGGAACTGTTTCAAAAGGCGTCCATTTTATATGAGGTGAAAGCAGAAAAAGATGGTTATATCGTTCACATGGATGCTCAGGAATGCGGAGCAGTTTCCTGCATACTCGGAGCAGGACGTGAGACAAAAGAAAGCCGTATTGATTTTTCGGCGGGAATTGTAATGAGAAAAAAAACTGGAGACAAAGTGACAAAAGGGGAGACAGTCGCTGTTCTGCATACGTCACGGAAAGACCTGGCCAAAGCCGCTGCTGTGCGCCTGCTGGCTGCCGTGGAGATCGAGGAGAAGCCTCCTGAAAAGATCCCGCTGATTTTGGCTGTGGTAGACCGGAACGGAGTACGAATTTACCAGGATAAATAA